A region from the Syntrophorhabdaceae bacterium genome encodes:
- a CDS encoding response regulator gives MKTILIVDDSATIRKLLAYILKKKNFIIAEAEDGMDAMEKLGHVQVDLIIVDLNMPNMDGIEFVKNLRDNYYYMDTPVIMLTTTKDDKLKKDAFDAGVNMFLNKPVQPNFLLYKVESLLSEEEDHG, from the coding sequence ATGAAAACAATTTTGATCGTCGATGACTCTGCGACCATAAGAAAACTGTTGGCATACATCTTGAAAAAGAAGAATTTCATCATTGCTGAGGCTGAAGACGGAATGGATGCCATGGAGAAGCTCGGCCACGTACAGGTGGATCTCATCATTGTTGACCTCAATATGCCGAATATGGATGGGATTGAATTTGTGAAGAATTTAAGAGATAATTACTACTATATGGATACCCCCGTGATTATGCTTACTACGACGAAGGATGACAAGTTGAAGAAAGATGCCTTCGACGCAGGCGTGAATATGTTTCTCAACAAACCGGTCCAGCCGAATTTTTTGCTCTACAAGGTTGAAAGCCTTCTGAGCGAGGAGGAAGATCATGGATGA
- a CDS encoding HDOD domain-containing protein, giving the protein MEHEYILSKLRKVEILPTFPGIVGEVINIIEDPMSSAVDLAKTMDPSMAGEVLRVANTAYFGTRNFRHITSIEHAIAIVGLEHLSNIVLHMPFVSMIKGHSGFDRDKFVRHSILSALMAKTISISFERAEPDEVYISGLLHDIGSIIMYRYFHDEWEKICTLASSGGLSRLQAETEVLSVHHGVLGAMALEMWNIPKTISDGVMYHHNPDDARDNPDYARVIYMGNKFAKRIDLGDNLSSFDEFMNKYKDLMDMTQDFRIELTPTEKLRFFERLFTQSKAAKGFFEGMSEEDHDQSPCC; this is encoded by the coding sequence ATGGAGCATGAGTATATACTCAGCAAACTCAGAAAAGTAGAGATACTGCCAACGTTCCCCGGAATTGTAGGGGAAGTTATCAATATTATCGAGGACCCAATGAGTTCCGCAGTTGACCTGGCGAAGACTATGGATCCATCAATGGCCGGCGAGGTCCTGAGGGTGGCCAATACCGCCTATTTTGGCACCCGCAACTTCAGACATATCACTTCCATCGAACATGCCATAGCAATCGTGGGCCTTGAACATCTCTCCAATATCGTTCTCCATATGCCGTTTGTATCCATGATAAAAGGGCACTCCGGGTTTGACCGTGACAAATTCGTAAGGCATTCGATTCTGTCCGCGCTTATGGCGAAGACCATCAGCATAAGCTTTGAAAGAGCGGAACCTGATGAAGTTTATATCAGCGGGCTTTTACATGATATCGGTTCCATTATCATGTATCGCTATTTTCATGATGAGTGGGAGAAGATCTGTACGCTGGCATCCTCTGGCGGGCTTAGCCGTCTGCAGGCGGAGACCGAGGTGTTGTCGGTTCATCACGGTGTCTTGGGCGCCATGGCGCTTGAGATGTGGAATATCCCCAAGACGATAAGTGACGGTGTTATGTATCACCATAACCCTGATGATGCGCGGGATAATCCCGACTATGCGCGAGTGATTTACATGGGAAATAAGTTTGCAAAACGGATTGATTTAGGAGATAATCTCTCAAGCTTTGATGAGTTTATGAATAAATACAAGGATTTGATGGATATGACTCAAGATTTTAGGATAGAATTGACGCCAACAGAAAAATTGAGATTTTTTGAACGTCTCTTTACTCAATCAAAAGCCGCCAAGGGTTTTTTCGAAGGGATGTCAGAGGAGGACCATGATCAGAGTCCTTGTTGTTGA
- a CDS encoding chemotaxis protein CheA: protein MDDQALQRDEMQEIVDEFIVESSELMDNVIQDIVAIEQSQDEETINGIFRAVHTIKGTSSFLGFNFLSELAHKGEDVLGTIRKGEMKIDQETADILLEAFDLMKLMIEDIRTHGSENHKASSVIEKLAGLLSGNKKTAEAPPEEKKMLGEILVEEKILTKTELEGVLKKQEKDKEKKIGEIVVEEKLVTEGQMKNILSKQKTASKEEQTIRIDVKKLDELMNLVGELVLGKNRLILVNSLAKKEDAGETVFDNLGDVTNYIEVITNELQLSVMRARLVPISKVFNKIPRMVRDLCAEFKKDIDLKVEGEETELDRSLIEALVDPMVHIIRNSVDHGIEVPDEREKKGKNKKGLLSVRAYNEGNHVIIDVYDDGKGINLQAVKDKVKEKGLMTEAELASLSAKEAMNLVFIPGLSTAQKVSAVSGRGVGMDVVKTNIEKMNGQCYIDSEEGQWTKLTIKLPLTLAIMRALIVKVDNELFAIPLNTVTELVKLKEGLVKTVDKNEVMVLRNAVIPLLDLLKTFSTQAEESTDGYVVICNMGEKTIGIKVHSVVGQEEVVIKPLGEFLKNIKGISGATIRGDGKVILILDIPSVILYHNNQKKAYGHLHSVAGSAASAMN from the coding sequence ATGGATGATCAGGCTTTGCAAAGAGATGAGATGCAGGAGATTGTCGATGAGTTCATCGTCGAATCAAGCGAGTTGATGGACAACGTCATTCAGGACATCGTTGCCATTGAACAGAGCCAGGACGAAGAGACGATCAATGGCATATTTCGTGCGGTGCACACGATAAAGGGCACATCGAGTTTCCTCGGTTTCAACTTTCTCTCCGAGCTTGCCCACAAGGGGGAAGACGTACTCGGGACGATCCGAAAGGGAGAAATGAAGATCGATCAAGAAACCGCCGATATACTGCTTGAAGCCTTCGACCTGATGAAACTCATGATCGAAGATATTCGCACGCATGGATCGGAAAACCACAAGGCATCTAGCGTCATAGAAAAGCTTGCCGGACTCCTAAGCGGCAACAAGAAGACGGCGGAAGCGCCCCCGGAAGAGAAGAAGATGCTAGGCGAGATCCTCGTGGAAGAGAAGATCCTCACGAAGACTGAGCTCGAAGGTGTGCTCAAAAAGCAGGAGAAGGACAAGGAAAAAAAGATTGGCGAAATCGTTGTAGAGGAAAAGCTCGTTACCGAGGGGCAGATGAAGAACATCCTCTCGAAGCAGAAGACGGCGAGCAAAGAAGAGCAGACCATCCGCATCGACGTGAAGAAACTTGATGAGCTGATGAATCTTGTCGGTGAGCTCGTTCTCGGCAAAAACAGGCTGATCCTCGTCAACAGCCTGGCGAAGAAGGAGGATGCGGGCGAGACCGTTTTCGATAATTTGGGAGATGTCACCAACTATATCGAGGTCATCACAAACGAACTCCAGCTCTCCGTCATGAGGGCCAGGCTCGTGCCTATCAGTAAGGTCTTTAACAAGATCCCGAGGATGGTGCGCGACCTTTGCGCGGAATTCAAGAAAGATATCGATTTGAAAGTGGAAGGTGAAGAGACCGAACTGGATAGATCGCTGATAGAGGCGCTCGTTGATCCTATGGTACACATAATCAGAAATTCCGTGGACCATGGTATCGAAGTACCGGATGAACGCGAGAAGAAAGGCAAGAACAAAAAAGGCCTACTTTCGGTGAGAGCATATAACGAAGGCAACCATGTCATCATAGATGTTTACGATGACGGCAAGGGAATCAATCTTCAGGCGGTCAAGGACAAGGTAAAGGAAAAGGGGCTCATGACCGAAGCTGAACTCGCAAGCCTTTCGGCTAAAGAGGCGATGAATCTGGTTTTCATCCCCGGCCTGAGCACTGCGCAGAAGGTGAGCGCCGTCTCGGGAAGAGGCGTGGGGATGGATGTAGTCAAGACGAACATCGAGAAGATGAATGGTCAGTGCTACATCGACTCCGAAGAAGGCCAGTGGACCAAACTCACCATAAAGCTCCCACTTACGCTCGCCATCATGAGAGCGCTGATCGTCAAGGTAGATAATGAACTCTTTGCCATCCCGTTGAACACGGTCACGGAACTGGTGAAGCTGAAAGAGGGTCTCGTGAAGACCGTCGATAAGAACGAGGTGATGGTTTTGAGAAATGCGGTTATCCCGCTACTCGACCTTCTCAAGACCTTTAGCACGCAGGCCGAAGAGAGCACAGACGGGTACGTGGTAATATGCAACATGGGCGAAAAAACCATTGGCATTAAGGTGCACTCGGTGGTGGGACAGGAAGAAGTGGTGATAAAACCGCTCGGGGAATTCCTGAAAAACATCAAAGGCATAAGCGGCGCCACGATCAGGGGCGACGGGAAGGTAATCCTTATCCTGGACATACCTTCTGTGATTCTCTATCACAATAATCAGAAGAAGGCATACGGTCATCTTCACAGTGTTGCCGGATCAGCGGCGAGCGCAATGAACTGA
- the flgF gene encoding flagellar basal-body rod protein FlgF, translating into MSFYTTVAGKYVNERRLDIIANNLANSLTAGFKAIKPVFNMVSTTGASGESKPLKNSYVSLYDTYTDFSDAPLVDTGAPFDVAIIGKGFFVVQGQDGPAYTRNGQFTVGGDGRLVTMNGDPVMGTNGEITITIKDGKDILIGQDGTIYLGKDKVDTLKVVDFKNQNALQPVGKSLYVNTDKNAAETTPDWYSIRQGSYESSNVNVFHEMVEMIQTMRAYECYTKIDQMVYDENTKLTDLGKF; encoded by the coding sequence ATGAGTTTTTATACGACCGTAGCCGGCAAATACGTCAATGAAAGAAGACTCGACATTATTGCAAATAACCTTGCAAACTCTCTGACGGCTGGGTTTAAGGCCATTAAGCCGGTATTCAATATGGTCTCCACCACCGGTGCCTCGGGTGAGTCCAAGCCCTTAAAAAACTCTTATGTCAGTCTTTATGACACCTATACTGATTTTTCTGACGCTCCCCTCGTTGACACCGGAGCGCCTTTCGACGTTGCCATTATCGGCAAAGGGTTTTTTGTCGTCCAGGGTCAGGACGGTCCGGCGTACACCCGTAACGGCCAGTTCACCGTGGGAGGTGACGGCAGGTTGGTGACGATGAACGGGGACCCGGTGATGGGCACGAACGGAGAGATCACCATCACGATCAAGGACGGCAAAGACATCCTCATCGGTCAGGACGGGACAATCTATCTCGGAAAAGACAAAGTAGATACTCTGAAGGTCGTGGATTTTAAGAATCAGAACGCGCTTCAGCCCGTGGGCAAAAGCCTGTACGTCAACACAGACAAGAACGCGGCTGAGACAACCCCTGACTGGTATTCTATACGGCAGGGCTCGTATGAGAGCTCCAATGTCAACGTTTTCCACGAGATGGTCGAGATGATCCAGACCATGCGGGCTTACGAGTGCTATACCAAAATAGACCAGATGGTTTACGATGAGAATACAAAGCTTACCGATCTGGGCAAGTTTTAG
- a CDS encoding chemotaxis protein CheW, protein MNEGRILQLVTFKLGSEEFGVDILKVQEINKMMSITKIPNAPAFIEGVINLRGKIIPIVDLRKRLGFKDKAYDKSTRIIVVELDGLVLGFIVDSVSEVLRIPDNTIEPPPSMVAGIESEYIEGVGKLDDRLLILLELKKIFSSPEKKDIENIDSN, encoded by the coding sequence ATGAACGAAGGGAGAATTTTGCAGCTCGTCACATTCAAACTCGGTAGCGAGGAATTCGGGGTGGACATTCTCAAAGTCCAGGAAATCAATAAGATGATGAGCATCACCAAGATACCGAATGCCCCGGCCTTTATCGAAGGGGTAATAAACCTTAGGGGAAAGATAATTCCTATCGTGGATTTGCGGAAAAGACTCGGTTTCAAAGACAAGGCCTACGACAAGTCAACAAGGATCATCGTGGTTGAACTCGACGGACTCGTGCTCGGTTTCATCGTCGATTCCGTGTCCGAGGTTTTACGCATACCCGATAATACCATAGAGCCGCCTCCATCCATGGTGGCCGGCATAGAATCCGAGTATATTGAAGGCGTGGGCAAGCTTGATGACAGACTACTTATTCTGCTTGAGCTCAAGAAGATATTTTCATCGCCGGAGAAGAAGGATATCGAGAACATCGACTCGAATTAG
- a CDS encoding chemotaxis response regulator protein-glutamate methylesterase: MIRVLVVDDSLVMRKTISRMLSKDPHIEVVGTGVDGLDALEKIESLKPDVVTLDIEMPVMDGLEALRRIMSKEPIPVIMMSALTKEGAEVTMEALTIGACDFVTKDFANVSSSIEAKQVELVSKVKNVARNKVRFLLKKLDITKKPVDVSPDQKIKHEVLSIGASTGGPPALQHILTSLHKNFPVPIVIAQHMPKLFTQSFSQRLDAVSQIHVKEAEENEPLRPGVALIAPGNTHVALKRRGKEIVVEFVNGSQYIYRPSVDLLMSSTATVYEQQAIGVILTGMGNDGLIGMKEMKLKHGYIIAQDEETCVVFGMPKAVIGANLADVVLPIDRISEEIMRVL; the protein is encoded by the coding sequence ATGATCAGAGTCCTTGTTGTTGACGATTCCCTTGTCATGCGAAAAACTATAAGCCGTATGTTGTCAAAAGACCCGCATATTGAGGTTGTCGGCACCGGCGTTGATGGTCTCGATGCCCTGGAAAAAATAGAATCCCTAAAGCCTGATGTCGTCACTCTTGACATAGAGATGCCTGTGATGGACGGCCTGGAAGCTTTGAGGCGCATCATGTCAAAAGAGCCGATCCCGGTCATTATGATGAGCGCGCTGACAAAAGAGGGGGCCGAGGTAACCATGGAAGCGCTGACCATCGGCGCCTGTGATTTTGTCACCAAGGATTTTGCCAATGTGTCCAGTTCTATCGAGGCAAAACAAGTCGAACTCGTATCTAAGGTCAAGAACGTGGCCAGGAACAAAGTAAGATTCTTGCTCAAGAAACTCGACATTACCAAAAAGCCCGTGGACGTGAGTCCTGACCAGAAGATAAAGCATGAGGTTCTATCTATTGGTGCGTCTACAGGGGGACCGCCGGCTCTCCAGCATATCCTGACCAGCCTGCACAAAAACTTTCCGGTTCCTATTGTGATCGCCCAGCATATGCCGAAACTTTTCACGCAATCTTTTTCGCAGAGGCTTGACGCCGTTTCGCAGATCCACGTTAAGGAAGCTGAGGAAAATGAGCCGCTCAGACCAGGGGTTGCCCTGATAGCGCCCGGCAATACGCATGTTGCTCTCAAAAGAAGAGGAAAAGAGATCGTTGTAGAGTTTGTAAACGGGTCGCAGTATATCTATCGGCCCTCAGTCGACCTGCTCATGTCGTCCACGGCGACAGTCTACGAACAACAGGCCATCGGTGTCATCCTTACCGGCATGGGTAACGACGGCCTGATCGGCATGAAGGAGATGAAACTAAAACACGGCTATATTATCGCTCAGGATGAGGAGACGTGTGTTGTCTTTGGGATGCCCAAGGCGGTTATCGGCGCGAATCTCGCCGACGTGGTCCTTCCCATAGATAGAATATCTGAAGAGATAATGAGGGTGTTATGA
- a CDS encoding protein-glutamate O-methyltransferase CheR, which translates to MMTKEEFFTLRDFVYEKTGIFFAENKAYLLESRLTNRLGELGLSSFEDYYYCLKYGSDKAKNEIANLFDVVTTNETSFFRNPPQLDAFKIVVQKNYLNGNGLNPIRIWSAACSTGEEPYTLAIILEELMQTIRQNIPYMIYATDISQKVLESAKRAVFSQYSIRNTDESLRKKYFAEENSMYKLHEHVKRNVKIDFMNLMESDAYRVYKQMDIIFCRNVLIYFDEKVKKKVIEHLYESLRPKGFLTIGHAESLHNISRAFKPLVFPGTIAYQKG; encoded by the coding sequence ATGATGACGAAGGAAGAATTTTTCACCCTCCGAGATTTTGTGTATGAAAAGACAGGCATATTTTTCGCAGAAAACAAGGCCTATCTTCTCGAGAGCAGACTTACCAACAGGCTGGGGGAACTGGGATTAAGCTCTTTCGAAGACTACTATTATTGTCTCAAGTATGGCAGCGACAAGGCCAAGAACGAGATAGCCAATCTCTTTGACGTAGTAACGACGAACGAAACGAGCTTCTTCCGGAACCCACCTCAGCTCGATGCCTTCAAGATCGTTGTTCAGAAGAATTACCTGAATGGAAATGGATTGAACCCTATCAGGATATGGAGCGCAGCGTGCTCGACCGGGGAAGAACCGTATACGCTCGCCATTATTCTGGAAGAACTCATGCAGACGATAAGACAGAATATACCCTACATGATTTATGCGACGGATATCAGCCAGAAAGTGCTTGAGTCCGCGAAGCGCGCTGTTTTCAGCCAGTACAGCATACGCAATACGGATGAGTCACTCAGAAAGAAATACTTCGCAGAAGAAAATAGCATGTACAAGTTGCATGAACATGTAAAAAGAAACGTGAAGATAGATTTCATGAACTTGATGGAGAGTGACGCCTATCGGGTATACAAGCAAATGGATATTATATTTTGCCGGAATGTCCTCATCTATTTCGACGAAAAGGTTAAGAAGAAGGTTATCGAGCACCTCTACGAATCATTAAGGCCCAAGGGATTTCTCACGATCGGCCATGCGGAATCACTCCACAATATTTCGCGAGCTTTCAAACCCCTTGTATTTCCGGGGACTATTGCCTATCAGAAAGGATAG
- a CDS encoding FliA/WhiG family RNA polymerase sigma factor: MWKRAYAKSYVDERDKIIDEFVPIIRHLAYKVSKRCEDDDIIEDLISAGVVGLLEAMEKFDVQKGIKLNTFAYLRIRGAMIDELRARDWFPRSARSKSKKINEVIRKLENKFGRLPGEEEVAEALGMDLEEYFAMIKDYGNLSVLSIEDLHELLGEDKERVIRYVMEESDDPEKCAEIYELEKLLAKEFDKLPERQRFVLSLYYHEDMNMKEIAKVLNITEARICQIHSQAILNLRVSMKKYLRG, encoded by the coding sequence ATGTGGAAGAGAGCATATGCAAAATCATACGTAGATGAACGGGACAAGATAATCGATGAGTTTGTACCTATCATCAGACACCTTGCGTATAAAGTCTCGAAACGGTGTGAGGACGACGATATCATCGAAGACCTCATCTCTGCGGGTGTTGTGGGGCTTCTCGAGGCCATGGAGAAATTCGACGTGCAGAAGGGGATCAAGCTCAATACCTTTGCGTATTTGAGGATACGGGGCGCCATGATCGACGAATTGAGGGCCAGAGATTGGTTCCCCAGAAGCGCCCGTTCTAAATCCAAAAAGATCAATGAGGTCATTAGAAAGCTTGAGAACAAATTCGGCAGGCTCCCTGGAGAAGAGGAAGTGGCCGAAGCGCTCGGCATGGACCTTGAAGAGTATTTTGCGATGATCAAAGACTACGGGAACCTGTCAGTGCTGAGCATCGAGGATCTTCATGAACTCCTCGGGGAGGACAAGGAAAGGGTGATCCGCTACGTTATGGAGGAAAGCGATGATCCTGAAAAATGCGCCGAGATATACGAACTGGAAAAGCTTCTCGCAAAAGAATTCGACAAATTACCGGAACGGCAAAGGTTTGTATTAAGTCTCTACTACCACGAGGACATGAACATGAAAGAAATTGCCAAGGTGCTCAATATTACCGAGGCAAGAATATGTCAGATTCATTCCCAGGCTATTCTCAATTTGCGCGTTTCCATGAAGAAATACCTGAGAGGTTAA
- a CDS encoding EAL domain-containing protein, whose protein sequence is MLEHTATRQTNACLAGDDDEKNKIFVGRQPILNRQKKTFGYELLFRRSLVQCANVTDNVKATANVMVNALNNIGVSKLIGSKKGFINVDASLLTSGVADLLPKKITVFEILETVKIDQTILDLCKNLKKDGYEIALDDYVHNDVSDILNIVDYVKIDVMATKRETVAEMSKILKKYKIKLVAEKVETREDFEYCYDLGYDYFQGYFFAKPSIISAKSISPTQVVLLDLSRLLAKEAEFFVLEKIFRQNPELHIKLLQFINSAAFYTPQKITSIRQSIALLGYRNLQKWVTLLLFAGEGYDITSTPLFERAVLRGRIMELLTGEITHDTASADRAFMTGVMSLIDTLLQTPLENILKELNLSEEINDALLQKEGLLGRLITIIENLEQEHYDEVKDALSAVNIDIDELFRIENNAIVEYENMDKGNS, encoded by the coding sequence ATGCTTGAGCATACGGCAACCCGGCAGACAAATGCTTGCCTTGCCGGTGATGACGATGAGAAGAATAAGATATTTGTCGGCAGACAGCCTATACTCAACCGGCAGAAGAAGACCTTTGGGTATGAACTACTGTTCAGAAGAAGTCTGGTTCAGTGCGCCAACGTGACCGACAATGTGAAAGCGACCGCCAATGTCATGGTAAACGCCTTGAACAACATCGGCGTCTCTAAATTGATCGGAAGCAAGAAAGGATTCATCAATGTAGATGCCAGTCTCCTCACGAGCGGCGTAGCCGATCTCTTGCCGAAGAAGATAACGGTCTTTGAAATCCTCGAAACCGTTAAGATCGATCAGACGATACTTGATCTGTGCAAGAACCTGAAGAAGGATGGATACGAAATTGCCCTTGATGATTACGTCCATAACGACGTCTCCGACATACTGAACATCGTCGATTACGTAAAGATAGATGTGATGGCTACGAAACGTGAGACTGTAGCGGAAATGAGTAAGATACTCAAGAAATACAAAATCAAACTCGTGGCCGAGAAGGTCGAAACCAGAGAGGATTTCGAATATTGTTATGACCTCGGTTACGACTATTTTCAGGGATACTTCTTTGCCAAGCCTTCCATCATATCTGCAAAATCAATATCTCCGACTCAGGTGGTGCTTCTCGACCTTTCGAGGCTTTTGGCAAAAGAGGCTGAGTTCTTTGTCCTGGAGAAGATATTCCGCCAGAACCCTGAGCTCCATATCAAGCTCCTTCAGTTCATCAACTCCGCTGCGTTCTACACCCCTCAGAAGATCACTTCCATCCGCCAGTCTATCGCTTTGCTCGGTTATCGCAATCTCCAGAAGTGGGTAACACTCCTTCTTTTTGCGGGCGAAGGATATGATATAACATCAACGCCGCTCTTCGAGAGGGCGGTGCTCAGAGGCAGAATCATGGAGCTCCTTACCGGCGAGATTACTCATGATACGGCGAGTGCTGACAGGGCGTTTATGACTGGAGTGATGTCTCTCATCGATACCCTCCTGCAAACCCCCCTTGAGAACATCCTGAAAGAGCTGAACCTCTCCGAAGAGATAAACGACGCTCTACTCCAGAAAGAGGGATTGCTGGGTAGACTTATAACAATTATCGAGAACCTTGAACAGGAGCACTACGACGAGGTCAAGGATGCCCTGTCGGCTGTGAACATCGATATAGATGAGCTTTTCCGTATTGAAAATAACGCAATCGTTGAATATGAAAACATGGACAAGGGCAATTCGTAA
- a CDS encoding HEAT repeat domain-containing protein — MKTKKGEGRGTPKKKMSKKELTRFIDLIRDGDNFEKEKAINALIASPSKEAVEGIIPLLQQKNTVTRMAVLDVLKKIGSVSLESVLGMLDDENEDIRVYGCEVLSFLKDRRAVPSLIRSLHEEDDNVRNAACMALGDFDDDEAVAALVEALKDVEWIAFSAIYSIGRTKSRSAIPQLVEFFKTSGEELSIAACEVLLEYGDDEILNEIFETLKGWDRQKRNTYLKIILEKGNEEIFEKLKEKIGDELNEHLLNSVRYEKQYSLEVIRMLTHFRQAETCEAILDVLSGMERDGDEFGSILELFVSMSDVWADSISDYMKRDEKYLFPLVKACKIAGIKLEEPLLLDIFLSSPADVKREIVTGVPGLSVGNGASIIREAIKDTDGHIKGSAVDVVGALSLKELKNEIIDIAQRGFADVRTKALKALLSLDTGRAMDLIKTFVYDGSNEDKRTYLSATSLIDSEKNFPFIEKLASDADEGVRRAAIGILGNFLDNGHYLTLLKTILMDENIPHEVLKVIKDKKLSMFKDRLVEVFADAAKGLWTRYYALSALGAFEDGSLFDVFANGLKDENGLITIGCIRALADLDDRKAIEYIRPFATSSNEDVKSNAESVLQRLEGN; from the coding sequence ATGAAAACAAAGAAGGGTGAGGGACGAGGGACGCCGAAAAAGAAAATGAGCAAAAAGGAACTCACACGCTTTATTGATCTTATCCGAGACGGCGACAATTTCGAGAAAGAGAAGGCCATCAACGCCTTGATCGCCTCCCCGAGTAAAGAAGCGGTAGAGGGCATTATCCCGCTCCTCCAACAAAAGAACACAGTCACGAGGATGGCGGTTCTCGACGTGTTGAAGAAGATAGGTAGCGTCTCTCTTGAGAGTGTTCTCGGCATGCTCGATGATGAGAACGAGGATATCAGGGTCTACGGCTGTGAAGTCCTCAGCTTCCTCAAAGACAGGCGCGCTGTTCCGAGCCTTATTAGATCGCTCCATGAAGAAGACGATAACGTAAGGAATGCGGCCTGTATGGCGCTTGGCGATTTCGACGACGACGAAGCGGTGGCCGCGCTTGTCGAGGCCCTGAAGGACGTGGAGTGGATTGCTTTCTCAGCCATATACAGTATCGGAAGAACAAAAAGCAGAAGCGCCATCCCGCAGCTTGTCGAGTTTTTCAAGACGAGCGGGGAGGAGTTGTCCATCGCGGCTTGCGAAGTGCTTCTTGAATACGGCGACGATGAGATTCTCAACGAAATCTTTGAGACGCTGAAGGGCTGGGACAGACAGAAGAGAAACACATACCTCAAGATCATCCTCGAAAAGGGGAACGAAGAAATTTTTGAAAAACTGAAGGAGAAAATCGGGGACGAGTTGAACGAACACTTGCTGAACAGTGTTCGTTACGAGAAGCAATATTCCCTCGAAGTCATACGGATGCTCACCCACTTCAGGCAAGCGGAGACCTGTGAAGCCATTCTCGACGTGCTGAGCGGCATGGAACGCGACGGCGATGAATTCGGGTCCATACTCGAGCTCTTTGTTTCCATGAGCGATGTCTGGGCCGACTCAATTTCTGATTATATGAAAAGGGACGAGAAGTACCTTTTTCCCCTGGTCAAGGCCTGCAAGATCGCCGGTATCAAGCTCGAAGAACCGCTTTTGCTGGACATTTTTCTGTCGTCTCCCGCAGACGTGAAAAGAGAAATCGTTACCGGTGTCCCGGGGCTCTCTGTCGGAAACGGTGCCTCGATTATCAGAGAGGCGATAAAGGATACAGACGGGCATATAAAAGGGTCCGCCGTGGACGTGGTGGGCGCGCTGTCGCTTAAGGAATTGAAGAATGAAATAATAGATATTGCGCAAAGAGGTTTTGCCGATGTGAGGACCAAAGCGCTGAAGGCCCTTTTGAGTCTTGACACCGGTCGGGCTATGGACCTTATTAAAACCTTCGTCTATGATGGCTCGAACGAAGACAAGAGAACATATCTCTCAGCCACAAGCCTGATAGACAGCGAGAAGAATTTTCCTTTTATCGAAAAACTCGCGTCGGACGCCGACGAAGGCGTGAGAAGGGCTGCGATTGGAATCCTCGGCAATTTTCTTGATAACGGGCATTACCTGACCCTTCTGAAAACGATTCTCATGGACGAAAACATACCCCATGAAGTGCTCAAGGTCATCAAAGATAAGAAGCTCAGCATGTTCAAAGACCGGCTGGTCGAAGTTTTCGCCGACGCGGCCAAAGGCCTGTGGACAAGATATTATGCACTTTCCGCCCTTGGGGCGTTCGAAGATGGCTCACTCTTCGATGTATTCGCTAATGGACTCAAAGACGAGAACGGCCTCATCACTATAGGGTGTATAAGAGCTCTGGCCGACCTGGATGACAGGAAGGCCATAGAGTATATTAGACCATTTGCAACGAGTTCGAATGAAGACGTAAAATCAAACGCGGAGTCGGTGCTGCAAAGACTCGAGGGCAATTAG